A portion of the Agrobacterium tumefaciens genome contains these proteins:
- a CDS encoding HlyD family type I secretion periplasmic adaptor subunit produces MSKIDQRTQVSRSIRKHLLAGLAASVALLAGVGGWAAMTNLAGAVVASGHLVVDSYIKKVQHPKGGVVGEILVSEGGRVKAGDVVMRLDATQTRANLAIVTKRLDELSARMARLEAERDDLPELVFPQTLVARKDDPDVASAMRSETRLFEFRKSYREGRKAQLVERITQFEHEIEGLRAQEVAYDNGLAVLQAEITSQKSLREQGIVSVQRLNSLQTQAATFGGERGEKIAYQAQTAGRITETKLQILQIDQELRTEVGRELREIQAQTGEYVERKVAAEDELKRIDIIAPQSGMVHEMAVHTVGGVVTPADPIMLIVPDGDELALEVQIVPKDIDQLQVGQKAMLRMTAFNQRVTPELEGHVSRIAADITTDQRTGLSYYLARISIPVAEREKLNTAPLMPGMPAEAFIQTSERTALSYIAKPLTDQINRAFREE; encoded by the coding sequence CATCTTCTTGCCGGTCTTGCCGCAAGCGTCGCACTGCTGGCCGGCGTCGGCGGATGGGCAGCGATGACAAATCTTGCTGGCGCGGTCGTGGCGTCCGGTCATCTTGTGGTCGATTCCTATATCAAAAAGGTACAGCACCCCAAGGGTGGCGTCGTCGGTGAAATTCTGGTGAGCGAAGGTGGCAGGGTAAAGGCTGGCGACGTCGTCATGCGTCTCGACGCCACCCAGACCCGCGCTAATCTCGCCATAGTGACCAAGCGGCTGGATGAGCTGAGCGCGCGCATGGCAAGGCTGGAGGCCGAACGGGACGATCTGCCGGAACTCGTTTTTCCACAGACTCTGGTGGCGCGCAAGGACGATCCCGATGTCGCTTCCGCCATGCGTAGCGAAACCAGGCTGTTCGAATTCCGCAAATCCTATCGCGAGGGGCGCAAAGCACAGCTTGTGGAGCGTATCACCCAGTTCGAACATGAAATCGAAGGGTTGAGGGCACAGGAAGTCGCCTACGACAACGGGCTTGCGGTTTTGCAGGCTGAGATCACCTCGCAGAAATCCTTGCGGGAGCAGGGCATCGTGTCCGTGCAGCGGCTGAACAGCCTGCAGACCCAGGCCGCGACATTTGGCGGTGAACGTGGCGAAAAAATCGCCTATCAGGCGCAGACGGCGGGCAGGATCACCGAAACGAAACTGCAGATTCTGCAGATCGATCAGGAACTGCGCACCGAAGTGGGCCGGGAACTGCGCGAGATACAGGCGCAGACAGGTGAATATGTTGAGCGGAAAGTCGCTGCCGAGGACGAGCTGAAGCGCATCGATATCATCGCGCCGCAATCCGGCATGGTGCATGAAATGGCGGTGCATACCGTGGGCGGCGTGGTGACGCCGGCCGACCCGATCATGCTCATCGTGCCTGATGGGGACGAACTGGCACTCGAGGTGCAGATCGTGCCGAAGGATATAGACCAGTTGCAGGTAGGGCAAAAAGCGATGCTGCGGATGACCGCGTTCAACCAGCGTGTCACGCCGGAACTGGAAGGCCATGTCAGTCGCATCGCCGCCGATATCACCACCGATCAGAGGACCGGCCTCTCCTATTATCTGGCGCGGATTTCCATACCGGTTGCCGAGCGGGAAAAGCTGAACACTGCGCCGCTGATGCCGGGCATGCCTGCCGAGGCGTTCATCCAGACCAGCGAGCGCACAGCGCTGTCCTATATCGCCAAGCCGCTGACAGACCAGATCAACCGCGCCTTCCGGGAGGAATAG
- a CDS encoding helix-turn-helix transcriptional regulator, giving the protein MTLLPRTTLCRRIASETAGVIFLRAPAGAGKSVLMDLLAQELGTEVCRTHQPRSDEAANGWLLWDVPVFARAVRMPAPILETVRFVVIACRPDQRISGLARQILHRGSLTIGANELAFGQDETAGLPTEQKRLALDDYAGWPAFLSLARLADEKLCVDYLRENYLPHLSPAQTVALSLWLENPSAEPDAEWAELLPPFLIANPEKHDTLIRLLTVAAGERLATLQAGRAVVEVASAFEKEGRALAAMAMLLDRGYETHAAQILERAHGRELIYRSSVDRFREIIMRFSQDMIAANETVLFAVTRALLKQGELQRVRHLLGKSLGSDYLDPLKVLARGSRFSFAARTFRLNLMIAEDLTPNDAVITRLGEFMADYPMDDHGKWAAYYNALLEFEIRRRNFREAEAAAARALIYLRKMGGQPLLEFFIHLHQIVLRLMSGDVLLARRAAQDARTRLEQVPHDAAQEFRMLRLAEACLAYEAGKPRDLLHFVEHEFDHFAAAEIWPSLMQFALHYASQVLIDHFPMTVRPGFLDGLWIHLSEGLQFHAMMEIRTAIAYQNANRWADAAATLSAIRMPMGRNWVESANEDLARLTRRDEIAYVMAWLRDAVHLFTPRAYLARQMDAMIANPKVTNREKVALRIWQSYAAHQRRDSAGARAHILNALESATRLGCNGVLSEERIFLSPLLNNRRIRGFIETSSDVRNALSIFAASVNSPQARALHGGLSQREAQMLQLLASGMSNKKIAQTLNISEVTVKFHLGNLFRKLDCKRRAEAIRAAKALGWL; this is encoded by the coding sequence ATGACGCTTCTGCCGCGCACCACACTCTGCCGCCGTATCGCCAGCGAAACCGCAGGCGTGATCTTTCTGCGCGCGCCGGCGGGCGCCGGGAAAAGCGTTCTCATGGACTTGCTGGCACAAGAGCTGGGGACCGAGGTATGCCGGACGCACCAGCCCAGAAGTGATGAGGCGGCAAACGGCTGGCTGCTATGGGATGTGCCGGTCTTCGCACGCGCGGTCCGCATGCCCGCCCCTATTCTGGAAACCGTGCGTTTCGTGGTCATCGCCTGCCGTCCGGATCAACGTATCAGCGGGCTGGCGCGGCAAATATTGCATCGTGGTTCGCTGACGATCGGAGCAAATGAACTGGCCTTTGGCCAAGATGAGACTGCGGGCCTTCCAACAGAACAGAAGCGTCTGGCGCTCGATGATTATGCGGGGTGGCCGGCCTTTCTGTCTCTCGCTCGCCTCGCCGACGAAAAACTATGCGTCGACTATCTGCGGGAAAATTATCTGCCGCATCTGTCACCGGCCCAGACGGTCGCGCTTTCGCTCTGGCTCGAAAATCCCTCGGCAGAACCCGACGCTGAATGGGCAGAACTTCTGCCGCCCTTCCTGATCGCAAACCCGGAAAAACACGACACACTGATAAGGCTTCTGACCGTGGCAGCGGGAGAACGTCTCGCCACATTACAGGCTGGCAGGGCAGTGGTAGAGGTCGCTTCCGCATTCGAGAAGGAAGGGCGGGCGCTTGCGGCAATGGCCATGTTGCTTGACCGCGGTTATGAGACCCACGCCGCGCAAATCCTAGAACGCGCCCATGGGCGCGAACTGATCTACCGAAGCAGCGTCGACAGGTTTCGCGAGATCATCATGCGGTTTTCGCAGGACATGATCGCGGCGAATGAAACAGTCCTCTTCGCCGTCACCCGCGCATTGCTGAAACAGGGCGAATTGCAACGCGTGCGCCATCTGCTTGGCAAGAGCCTCGGTTCGGATTATCTCGATCCACTCAAGGTGCTTGCCCGCGGTTCGCGTTTTTCCTTTGCCGCCCGCACCTTCCGGCTGAACCTGATGATTGCCGAGGACCTGACCCCCAATGACGCTGTGATAACGCGCCTCGGGGAATTCATGGCCGATTACCCCATGGACGATCACGGCAAATGGGCGGCCTATTACAATGCGCTGCTGGAATTCGAAATCCGCCGCCGTAATTTTCGCGAGGCCGAGGCCGCCGCCGCCCGCGCGCTTATCTATCTGCGCAAGATGGGCGGGCAGCCGCTGCTCGAATTCTTCATCCATCTGCACCAGATCGTCCTGCGACTGATGAGCGGTGATGTGCTCTTGGCCCGTCGCGCGGCACAGGATGCGCGCACGAGGTTGGAACAGGTGCCACACGACGCCGCGCAGGAGTTCCGAATGCTGCGGCTGGCGGAAGCCTGCCTTGCCTATGAGGCGGGAAAACCGCGCGACCTGTTGCACTTCGTCGAGCATGAATTCGACCACTTCGCCGCCGCCGAGATATGGCCGAGCCTGATGCAGTTTGCCCTGCATTATGCCTCGCAGGTGCTGATCGATCATTTTCCGATGACCGTTCGTCCGGGCTTTCTCGACGGCCTGTGGATTCACCTTTCGGAAGGCCTGCAATTCCATGCGATGATGGAGATCAGAACGGCCATCGCCTACCAGAACGCCAACCGCTGGGCGGATGCGGCAGCGACGCTCTCGGCAATTCGCATGCCGATGGGTCGCAACTGGGTGGAGAGCGCGAATGAGGACCTTGCCCGGCTCACGCGGCGCGACGAAATCGCCTATGTGATGGCCTGGCTCCGCGACGCGGTACATCTTTTCACGCCGCGCGCCTATCTCGCCCGGCAGATGGATGCAATGATCGCCAACCCCAAGGTCACCAACCGCGAAAAGGTCGCGCTCAGAATATGGCAGAGCTATGCCGCACACCAGCGTCGTGACAGTGCCGGCGCCCGCGCCCATATCCTCAACGCACTTGAATCGGCGACGCGCCTTGGCTGCAACGGCGTCCTGTCGGAGGAGCGCATATTCCTGTCGCCGCTTCTGAACAATCGCCGTATCCGCGGTTTCATCGAAACCTCTTCCGATGTCCGGAACGCGCTGTCGATTTTCGCCGCCTCGGTCAACTCGCCGCAGGCACGCGCCCTGCATGGCGGGCTTTCACAGCGGGAAGCACAGATGCTGCAATTGCTGGCCAGCGGCATGTCTAACAAGAAGATCGCGCAGACCCTCAACATCTCGGAAGTGACGGTAAAATTCCATCTCGGAAACCTGTTCCGCAAGCTGGATTGCAAACGCCGCGCGGAAGCGATCCGCGCAGCGAAAGCGCTGGGCTGGCTTTGA